The Aequorivita sublithincola DSM 14238 genome window below encodes:
- a CDS encoding META domain-containing protein, translated as MRKQIMTLTIIALAMVGCNSAKNTTSPTNENNLEGTSEITQSTWELITLQGQPIDQNSTDKKINFQLNEIDKAITGFSGCNTFRGNYSLESGNRISFTQLASTRMACPDALINESEFMNALGKADNYSIEDGFLSLNKTGEAPLTVFKKVTSENLIKEKYWKLKTLEGKSVAMADNQEREIFFTLKNDNRVNGFAGCNNISGEYTIEKGNRIRFKNMATTLRACPDVDVNESELLNVFNTADNYTINGDVLNLNVGRRAPLAVFEAVYMQ; from the coding sequence ATGAGAAAACAAATAATGACATTGACGATAATTGCACTAGCAATGGTAGGCTGTAATAGCGCTAAGAATACAACAAGCCCAACAAATGAAAATAATTTGGAAGGTACAAGTGAGATTACACAGTCCACTTGGGAACTAATTACGTTACAAGGACAACCAATTGACCAAAATAGTACAGACAAGAAAATTAATTTTCAACTTAATGAAATTGATAAGGCAATTACTGGATTTTCAGGATGTAATACCTTCCGTGGAAATTATTCTCTTGAAAGTGGAAATAGAATCTCTTTTACACAACTAGCAAGTACCAGAATGGCTTGTCCAGATGCATTAATTAATGAAAGTGAATTTATGAATGCACTTGGAAAAGCAGATAATTATTCAATTGAAGACGGATTCTTATCACTAAACAAAACTGGAGAAGCACCACTAACAGTTTTCAAAAAAGTTACTTCTGAAAACCTGATAAAAGAAAAATACTGGAAACTCAAAACTTTAGAAGGTAAAAGCGTAGCAATGGCAGACAATCAAGAACGGGAAATTTTCTTCACATTAAAAAATGATAATAGAGTGAATGGCTTTGCAGGATGTAATAACATAAGTGGAGAATACACTATTGAAAAAGGAAATAGAATTCGTTTTAAAAATATGGCTACAACTTTAAGAGCTTGTCCAGATGTTGATGTTAACGAGTCAGAATTACTCAACGTTTTTAATACAGCGGATAACTATACAATAAATGGCGACGTACTCAACCTAAATGTAGGTAGAAGAGCACCATTGGCAGTTTTTGAGGCTGTGTATATGCAGTAA
- a CDS encoding NAD(P)/FAD-dependent oxidoreductase — MKQADVIIIGGGAAGFFTAINAAEKNPEHKIIILERGKEVLTKVKVSGGGRCNVTHAEFLPKELSQNYPRGEKELLGPFHTFMTGDTIEWFEKRGVELKIEEDGRMFPVTDSSQTIINCFLSEAKKFGVEVLLNQSVKTIQKEADHFTINTTSDTFSAKKIVVATGSNPKIWQLLEGLGHTVVPAVPSLFTFNIKDGRIVDLPGLSTDASVKVLDAKGKIMLESNGPLLITHWGMSGPAILKLSAWGARVLEPLKYHFNIEVNWLNTLSEEETIDALKDLKVLQGKQTIFKYAQFDLPKRLWQSIIKASGIDERLTWAEATRENLQNIANQLTASIFEVNGKSTFKEEFVTAGGVDLKEINFKSFESRICKNLYFAGEVLNIDAITGGFNFQNAWTGGFIVSQNL, encoded by the coding sequence TTGAAACAAGCAGATGTTATAATAATAGGCGGTGGTGCTGCGGGTTTTTTCACGGCAATAAATGCTGCGGAAAAGAATCCCGAACATAAAATAATAATTCTAGAACGCGGAAAAGAGGTACTCACTAAAGTAAAAGTAAGTGGTGGCGGAAGATGCAATGTAACCCACGCCGAGTTTCTTCCGAAGGAATTATCACAAAACTATCCAAGAGGTGAAAAAGAACTTTTAGGACCTTTCCACACTTTTATGACGGGCGATACTATTGAATGGTTTGAAAAAAGGGGAGTGGAATTAAAAATTGAAGAAGACGGAAGGATGTTTCCAGTAACGGATTCTTCGCAAACTATTATAAATTGTTTTCTTTCCGAAGCGAAAAAATTTGGGGTTGAGGTTCTTCTTAATCAATCTGTAAAAACAATTCAAAAAGAGGCGGATCATTTCACAATAAATACTACTTCAGATACTTTTTCAGCAAAAAAAATTGTGGTTGCCACGGGAAGTAATCCAAAGATTTGGCAATTGCTGGAAGGTTTGGGGCATACTGTTGTTCCAGCCGTACCGTCACTTTTCACTTTTAATATTAAGGATGGAAGGATTGTAGATTTGCCTGGATTAAGCACCGATGCTTCCGTGAAAGTATTAGATGCAAAAGGGAAAATAATGCTGGAAAGTAACGGTCCATTACTTATTACCCATTGGGGAATGAGTGGCCCTGCAATTCTGAAACTTTCCGCTTGGGGAGCACGAGTTTTAGAACCATTAAAATATCATTTCAATATTGAAGTAAATTGGCTGAATACGCTTTCCGAAGAAGAAACCATCGATGCTTTAAAGGATTTGAAAGTATTACAAGGAAAGCAGACCATTTTTAAATATGCGCAGTTTGATTTACCTAAACGCCTTTGGCAAAGCATCATTAAAGCTTCGGGAATTGATGAACGACTCACTTGGGCAGAAGCCACACGCGAAAATCTTCAAAATATAGCAAATCAACTTACCGCAAGCATTTTTGAAGTCAATGGTAAAAGCACTTTTAAGGAAGAATTTGTAACCGCTGGCGGTGTAGATTTAAAGGAAATAAACTTCAAATCCTTCGAAAGTCGCATCTGTAAAAATCTATATTTTGCTGGTGAAGTGCTTAATATAGATGCTATTACAGGTGGATTCAACTTTCAGAATGCTTGGACTGGCGGATTTATCGTTTCGCAAAATCTCTAA
- a CDS encoding endonuclease/exonuclease/phosphatase family protein has translation MILYILIIFFIFSSFFPATGNPHWFFRTADFVRLQTLFIQLILLGLFLYFEITFTAFSWILLFALIATMLYQLYKVFPYSSLFPRRRSHDASDGHVSILAGNVLQTNSCYPDFLDEVKRFDPDLVLTMESNQDWENCLSAIESDYPFSVKAPLENFYGMHLYSKKELINVEVKYQIEDDKPSIFFEYATEGNPSIFFCCLHPAPPSPTENETSKERDAELMLTGKRIRDLDKPTVVCGDMNDVVWSRTTRLFKKMTGMIDPRVGRGFFSTFHAEYFFLRFPLDHLFHTRDLYVEKMVRSKNFGSDHFAMYYEIHHKKKVSTPKNPKLNGEDREEIEELIIEGKG, from the coding sequence ATGATTTTATACATTCTGATAATTTTTTTTATCTTCAGTTCCTTTTTCCCAGCTACTGGCAATCCACATTGGTTTTTTAGAACTGCGGATTTTGTTCGGCTTCAAACGTTGTTTATTCAACTTATTTTACTTGGATTGTTTCTGTATTTCGAAATAACTTTCACAGCTTTCAGCTGGATTTTACTTTTCGCATTGATTGCAACTATGCTTTATCAACTATACAAAGTATTTCCTTATAGTTCGCTGTTCCCAAGAAGGAGGTCGCACGATGCGAGTGATGGCCACGTATCCATTTTGGCGGGAAATGTGCTGCAGACCAATTCGTGCTATCCAGATTTTCTAGATGAAGTAAAACGTTTTGATCCAGATTTAGTGCTTACAATGGAATCTAACCAGGATTGGGAAAACTGTCTTTCGGCCATTGAAAGCGATTATCCTTTCAGCGTAAAAGCACCTTTGGAAAACTTTTATGGCATGCATCTTTATTCGAAAAAAGAATTGATAAATGTTGAAGTGAAGTATCAAATTGAAGACGACAAACCTTCTATTTTTTTTGAATATGCAACGGAGGGCAATCCTTCAATTTTCTTTTGTTGCCTTCATCCTGCGCCACCAAGCCCAACGGAAAATGAAACTTCAAAAGAGCGTGATGCTGAGCTAATGCTTACTGGAAAAAGAATTCGCGATCTGGATAAACCCACTGTGGTGTGTGGCGATATGAATGATGTGGTTTGGAGCCGAACCACACGACTTTTCAAAAAAATGACGGGAATGATTGATCCACGTGTTGGCAGAGGCTTCTTTTCAACCTTTCACGCCGAATATTTCTTTTTACGTTTTCCTTTAGATCATCTTTTTCATACGCGCGATTTGTATGTTGAAAAAATGGTTCGTTCCAAAAACTTCGGAAGCGACCATTTTGCGATGTATTATGAAATTCATCATAAAAAAAAAGTCTCAACCCCAAAGAACCCGAAACTCAATGGTGAGGACAGAGAAGAAATCGAAGAATTGATTATAGAAGGTAAGGGATAG
- a CDS encoding energy transducer TonB, protein MKTKITILFAILFISFSFSQTTEIDKPNENSVDVKSPQSEPMGYNRVEVPPLAPNCKAKWKSEKKQKCTREFINNYINRKLNTDLVSELGLTGIFEIDIAFTIDKEGKTKNISATGGPEIMNQNAVEIIQTLPQLSPAMHNGELVEVFYKVPIAFSIL, encoded by the coding sequence ATGAAAACCAAAATCACCATCCTGTTTGCTATACTTTTTATCAGTTTTAGTTTTTCGCAAACTACGGAAATAGATAAGCCTAACGAAAATAGTGTAGATGTAAAATCTCCACAATCAGAACCAATGGGTTATAACCGCGTTGAAGTTCCACCTCTCGCACCAAACTGCAAAGCGAAATGGAAGTCGGAAAAAAAACAAAAATGTACCCGAGAATTCATCAATAACTACATTAACCGAAAATTAAATACTGATCTTGTTTCAGAATTAGGCTTAACTGGTATTTTTGAAATAGACATTGCATTTACAATAGATAAAGAGGGAAAAACAAAAAATATAAGTGCAACAGGAGGCCCAGAAATAATGAATCAAAATGCTGTAGAAATAATCCAAACGCTTCCGCAACTTAGCCCAGCGATGCACAATGGCGAATTGGTTGAGGTTTTTTATAAAGTGCCGATTGCTTTTAGTATTCTGTAA
- a CDS encoding DUF2945 domain-containing protein, which translates to MKDYKVGDHVKWNSEAGHVSGKIIKVHHLDFKYKGYTHHASKDDPQYEIKSDKTDHIAAHKGSALSQV; encoded by the coding sequence ATGAAAGATTACAAAGTAGGAGACCATGTAAAATGGAACTCAGAGGCGGGACACGTTTCGGGGAAAATTATAAAAGTGCATCATTTAGATTTTAAATACAAAGGCTACACCCATCACGCTAGCAAAGACGACCCGCAATACGAAATTAAAAGCGACAAGACAGACCATATAGCTGCGCACAAAGGATCCGCGCTTTCCCAGGTTTAA
- a CDS encoding GbsR/MarR family transcriptional regulator yields the protein MSQQNEQIQLIERIGMGIEERLRLSPLASRIYTLLILSSYEGLTFDEIREKVKASKSATSVNINLLLQLDYVASYTKPGDRKRYFKLAKDSQVISLEAELQRIDIEMGMVAEINTYNKKYHPEKFVDEKTLGNIVQEYLVEKQKLLEAIIIRMKHFRESEK from the coding sequence ATGTCTCAACAAAATGAACAAATTCAGCTTATAGAGCGAATAGGTATGGGTATTGAAGAACGGCTTAGGCTTTCGCCATTGGCCTCAAGAATCTATACACTTTTAATTCTGTCATCTTACGAAGGTCTCACTTTTGACGAAATAAGAGAAAAGGTAAAGGCCAGTAAGAGTGCAACTTCTGTAAATATTAATTTACTTTTACAATTAGACTATGTTGCTTCTTATACAAAACCAGGCGATCGTAAGCGTTATTTCAAGCTTGCCAAAGATTCTCAAGTAATTTCATTAGAAGCAGAACTTCAAAGAATAGATATAGAAATGGGAATGGTAGCCGAAATAAATACTTACAATAAGAAATACCATCCTGAAAAGTTTGTTGATGAAAAAACATTAGGAAATATCGTTCAAGAATATCTAGTTGAAAAACAAAAGCTTCTAGAAGCCATCATTATAAGAATGAAACATTTTCGCGAGAGCGAGAAATAA
- a CDS encoding amidohydrolase → MKYTLYIVIAVAFFYSCKNESTSKSVDTTSEASSQLYFNGDIITMNSDTPEYVEAVVEQKGKIVFIGSKKDAEAKYPEAEKVDLKGKTLLPGFIDPHSHFGMVSNSMGQVDLNPEPVGTVTNIPDIAKRIKAYKTDNNIPDGEWIFGWGYDDGQLKEQRHPTKSEIDAVLPNNPVYLQHTSGHMGVANSMALKKMNVTAETPNPDGGNIERMPNSKEPNGLVQETAMYPFVGNMLQILGKEQSKYFDATQEYYASNGITTAQDGMTDRNTIKFFQSQADAGKLKIDLMALGGNNDLKANLKDSTIHFKTYKNHFKVQGTKIVADGSPQGKTAFFTEPFLTEVPGCTHDCRGLPSLTKETLNELFVTAYADDNQLFIHSNGDATIDMVIAAHENACKKLGQSLDKDRRTIVIHSQFVRPDQLEIFKKYNMEPSFFTNHAFFWGDEHVKNLGKERADFLSPMASAIRIGLKPTNHSDATVTPVNPLFTIWSAVNRVSRSGATIGESEKITPYQALQAITTNAAYEFFEEDSKGSLLEGKLADFVILEKNPLKVDAMTIKDIQVLETIKEGKTVFKKQ, encoded by the coding sequence ATGAAATACACTTTATACATAGTAATAGCAGTAGCTTTTTTTTACAGTTGTAAAAACGAATCTACCTCAAAATCTGTCGATACAACGTCGGAAGCTTCTTCGCAGTTATATTTCAATGGAGACATCATTACAATGAATTCTGATACACCAGAATACGTTGAAGCTGTGGTTGAACAAAAAGGTAAGATTGTTTTCATCGGAAGTAAAAAAGATGCCGAAGCAAAATATCCCGAAGCTGAAAAAGTCGACTTAAAGGGTAAAACATTATTGCCTGGTTTCATCGACCCTCACAGTCATTTTGGAATGGTGTCTAATTCTATGGGGCAAGTTGATTTGAACCCAGAACCAGTTGGAACTGTAACAAATATTCCAGATATCGCCAAAAGAATAAAAGCCTACAAAACGGACAATAACATACCCGATGGCGAATGGATTTTTGGTTGGGGCTATGACGATGGTCAATTAAAAGAACAGCGCCATCCTACTAAAAGTGAAATAGATGCGGTTTTACCTAACAATCCAGTCTATCTGCAACATACAAGTGGACATATGGGAGTAGCAAACTCAATGGCGCTTAAGAAAATGAATGTTACAGCAGAAACACCAAATCCTGATGGTGGTAATATTGAAAGAATGCCAAACTCTAAAGAACCAAACGGCTTAGTACAAGAAACCGCAATGTATCCTTTTGTGGGGAATATGCTTCAAATTCTGGGGAAAGAACAATCTAAATATTTTGATGCCACACAAGAATACTATGCATCTAACGGAATTACTACCGCTCAAGATGGAATGACCGATCGCAACACTATTAAATTTTTCCAATCCCAAGCAGATGCTGGAAAATTGAAGATAGATTTAATGGCATTAGGTGGAAATAACGATTTAAAAGCAAATTTAAAGGACAGCACAATTCATTTTAAAACCTACAAAAACCATTTTAAAGTGCAAGGGACGAAAATAGTTGCAGATGGTTCGCCACAAGGTAAAACTGCATTTTTTACAGAACCATTTTTAACCGAAGTTCCAGGATGTACTCACGATTGTAGAGGTTTGCCAAGTCTAACCAAAGAAACATTAAATGAGCTATTTGTTACGGCGTATGCTGACGATAATCAACTCTTTATTCACAGCAATGGCGATGCAACCATTGATATGGTCATAGCCGCACACGAAAATGCTTGTAAAAAATTAGGGCAATCGCTGGACAAAGATCGAAGAACAATTGTAATTCACTCGCAATTCGTCCGTCCTGACCAATTGGAAATCTTCAAAAAATACAATATGGAACCTTCCTTTTTTACCAATCACGCCTTCTTTTGGGGCGATGAGCACGTTAAGAATTTAGGAAAAGAACGTGCTGATTTTTTAAGCCCAATGGCAAGTGCGATACGCATAGGTCTAAAACCAACAAACCACTCTGATGCCACAGTAACACCGGTGAATCCTTTATTTACAATATGGTCTGCTGTAAACCGCGTCTCTCGTTCTGGAGCTACTATTGGAGAAAGCGAAAAAATTACACCTTATCAAGCGTTGCAAGCCATTACCACTAATGCAGCCTACGAGTTTTTTGAAGAAGATTCAAAAGGAAGTTTATTGGAAGGGAAGTTGGCGGATTTTGTGATTCTAGAAAAGAATCCATTGAAGGTTGATGCAATGACTATTAAAGATATTCAAGTGCTGGAAACCATTAAAGAAGGTAAAACAGTATTTAAAAAACAATAA
- a CDS encoding DUF1801 domain-containing protein, whose protein sequence is MKSTDVFELVIQDFSEEIKNIAREIRNLVYKVFPEAVEVVWITQKNIGFGTGSKKKTEHFCWLMPATNHVTFGFNYGAELPDPKNLLEGTGKLFRHCKIKSIAALDNPDLIKLLKYATTYRVPTNK, encoded by the coding sequence ATGAAAAGTACCGATGTATTTGAACTAGTAATCCAGGATTTTTCTGAAGAAATTAAAAACATAGCACGAGAAATCCGAAACCTTGTTTACAAAGTGTTTCCCGAAGCTGTTGAAGTGGTTTGGATCACACAAAAAAATATTGGCTTTGGTACCGGGTCTAAGAAAAAAACCGAGCATTTTTGTTGGTTGATGCCTGCAACTAATCACGTAACCTTCGGGTTTAATTATGGTGCGGAACTTCCCGATCCGAAGAACTTACTGGAAGGAACTGGAAAATTGTTTCGACATTGCAAGATTAAATCTATTGCAGCGCTAGACAATCCAGATTTGATTAAGCTTTTGAAATACGCAACAACCTATCGCGTGCCGACCAATAAATAA
- a CDS encoding pyridoxal phosphate-dependent decarboxylase family protein, with amino-acid sequence MKIQNKATLELSHDEMKSYGYEVVDAIVDHFSTQNQKLPVVSGTRGEMEKLFLEEAPENASDPKKVLNFVLDEVMTKSNIVSHPKSYSFVPGPSNYISAMADSLTAGFNIFSGGWQASPAAAEMEIVTMNWLLKMFGFPQKKGGGIFTSGGSMANLTALVTARTVKCGDDFSKAIIYLSDQAHSSNIKAIRVLGFSKEQIRIIPTDGEFKFSLNKLKNAIAKDRLEGLQPFCLIATAGTTNTGTVDPLSDIAKICKKEDIWFHIDGAYGGFAILSEDGKQLMKGIEKADSLTIDPHKWFFQPYEIGCLLVKKHKWLKGTFTEKPEYLRDIEGNESEINFYDHGIELTRRFRALKFYMSVKTFGLGEFRKAITYNVKLAEATESFLRKSSNWEVISPATLAVINFRYNPIGNKLSEKQLDALNQRISQNVVDSKKALLVTTVLNRQIVLRMCLINPRTTLDDVKETIALCESFANEKVLA; translated from the coding sequence GTGAAAATTCAGAATAAAGCAACCTTGGAATTGAGCCATGACGAAATGAAATCCTATGGTTATGAAGTAGTTGACGCTATTGTAGATCACTTTTCAACCCAAAATCAAAAATTGCCAGTAGTTTCGGGTACGCGCGGAGAAATGGAGAAACTTTTTCTAGAAGAAGCTCCCGAAAATGCAAGCGATCCTAAAAAGGTTTTAAACTTCGTTTTGGATGAAGTGATGACTAAAAGCAACATCGTTTCGCACCCAAAGTCATATTCCTTCGTTCCTGGACCTAGTAATTATATTAGTGCAATGGCAGATAGCCTAACGGCTGGCTTCAATATATTCTCTGGCGGATGGCAAGCTTCGCCAGCTGCTGCAGAAATGGAAATCGTGACGATGAACTGGCTTTTAAAAATGTTCGGTTTTCCACAGAAAAAAGGTGGTGGAATATTTACGAGTGGCGGTTCTATGGCAAATTTAACTGCTTTGGTTACCGCACGTACCGTAAAATGTGGTGACGATTTTAGCAAAGCCATAATCTATCTTTCAGATCAGGCGCATTCTTCAAATATTAAGGCAATTCGGGTACTTGGTTTTAGTAAAGAACAAATCCGAATTATCCCTACAGACGGCGAATTCAAATTTTCACTAAATAAATTAAAGAACGCAATTGCAAAAGATAGATTGGAAGGTTTACAGCCATTTTGCTTAATCGCAACTGCCGGAACTACTAATACTGGAACCGTCGATCCACTTTCAGACATTGCAAAAATCTGTAAAAAAGAAGACATTTGGTTTCATATTGATGGCGCTTATGGGGGATTTGCAATCCTTTCTGAAGATGGAAAACAACTTATGAAAGGAATTGAAAAGGCAGATTCGTTAACCATCGATCCACATAAATGGTTTTTTCAACCTTATGAAATTGGTTGTCTTTTGGTGAAAAAGCACAAATGGCTAAAAGGAACTTTCACCGAAAAACCTGAATATTTACGCGACATTGAAGGCAATGAATCTGAAATAAATTTCTACGATCACGGTATTGAATTAACGCGTCGTTTTAGAGCCCTAAAGTTTTATATGTCTGTAAAGACGTTCGGATTGGGCGAATTCAGAAAAGCAATTACCTACAATGTGAAATTAGCTGAAGCAACGGAAAGCTTTCTTCGAAAAAGTTCTAATTGGGAAGTTATTTCGCCAGCAACTTTAGCGGTAATTAACTTTCGATATAATCCAATTGGCAACAAACTTTCAGAGAAACAATTAGATGCTTTAAACCAACGAATTTCACAAAATGTAGTTGATTCAAAAAAGGCTTTATTAGTAACCACAGTGCTTAACAGACAAATTGTATTGCGAATGTGTTTGATAAATCCACGAACTACACTAGATGACGTAAAAGAAACCATCGCTCTTTGCGAATCTTTTGCAAATGAAAAAGTCCTGGCTTGA
- a CDS encoding T9SS type A sorting domain-containing protein: MKKIILSAFLTLLTCAFAIAQDYTTPNTGVTWTLDDIAAASPATITISGNDYTLLGNLTVAENDTVIINSDLTLSIDADKRITVSGTFTVNSNAVTITALNINAPYDGFRFEEFSTINIQNATIQYGGGLRVLTETFSIDNCTLTNNVSGTTTSAVIQLSRGMPQITNNTISFNENPAIGSAANAAVSAYIFNNMIEGNNKANKNRPQINMGTTLANEPLQIIQNSIIGDPALDQAGGIAIANFVGGDVNVVIDNNIIRGNRYGITLLGINNSAEITNNIIEDNNIQGDPNLGGSGINLNSASVSEDVIVTANQIRRNLWGITLQDSATINLGDDVNNTGENIFSENENGGITYALYNNTQNPVSAKHNCWIEGQQSTEQQVEDVIFHSVDDPTLGEVTFDPFECGIIGIDENVVENFSFYPNPVKNEINFNNIFSFEKVEIYGIQGNLIATKVISEGQQTLSINLPSGLYFVNFSNDAIAVTKKIIVE, encoded by the coding sequence ATGAAAAAAATTATTCTTAGTGCTTTTTTAACTCTATTAACTTGCGCTTTTGCAATTGCGCAGGATTACACAACCCCAAATACAGGAGTAACCTGGACATTGGATGACATTGCAGCAGCAAGCCCAGCAACCATTACAATTTCGGGAAATGATTATACCCTTTTGGGAAATTTGACTGTTGCAGAAAACGATACAGTTATTATTAATTCAGATCTTACGCTATCCATTGACGCAGATAAAAGAATAACTGTTTCCGGAACATTTACGGTAAATTCCAATGCGGTTACTATTACTGCTTTAAACATAAACGCGCCTTACGATGGGTTTCGTTTTGAAGAATTTTCAACTATAAATATTCAAAACGCGACTATTCAATATGGCGGTGGATTGAGAGTTTTGACAGAAACCTTTTCAATAGACAACTGTACCCTTACTAATAATGTTTCTGGCACAACAACAAGTGCGGTTATTCAACTTTCGCGCGGAATGCCACAGATTACAAACAACACAATTTCTTTCAACGAAAATCCTGCAATCGGTTCTGCTGCAAATGCTGCTGTGTCTGCTTATATTTTCAACAATATGATTGAAGGGAATAACAAAGCGAACAAAAACCGTCCGCAGATAAATATGGGTACAACTTTGGCAAATGAGCCGTTGCAAATAATTCAAAATTCAATTATCGGCGACCCTGCTTTGGATCAAGCAGGAGGGATTGCCATTGCCAATTTTGTGGGTGGTGATGTTAATGTGGTTATAGACAACAATATTATTCGTGGCAATCGCTATGGAATCACGCTTCTTGGGATAAATAATTCAGCTGAAATCACAAATAATATAATCGAAGACAACAACATCCAAGGCGATCCGAACCTTGGTGGAAGCGGTATTAACCTAAACAGTGCCTCTGTTAGCGAGGATGTTATTGTTACTGCAAATCAAATTCGCCGAAACCTGTGGGGAATAACCTTGCAAGATTCGGCCACCATAAATCTTGGAGATGACGTTAACAATACAGGCGAAAACATATTTTCTGAAAATGAAAACGGAGGCATAACTTATGCACTTTACAACAACACGCAAAACCCAGTTTCCGCAAAACATAACTGCTGGATTGAAGGTCAACAAAGCACCGAGCAACAAGTGGAAGATGTTATTTTTCACAGCGTAGATGATCCAACTTTAGGCGAAGTAACTTTTGATCCTTTTGAATGTGGAATTATTGGTATTGATGAAAATGTAGTTGAAAACTTCAGTTTCTATCCAAACCCCGTAAAAAACGAAATCAATTTCAATAATATCTTTTCTTTTGAAAAAGTTGAAATTTACGGAATTCAGGGTAATTTGATTGCTACCAAAGTAATTTCTGAAGGACAACAAACGCTATCAATCAATCTTCCGTCAGGTTTATATTTTGTGAATTTTAGCAATGACGCGATAGCTGTTACGAAGAAAATAATTGTGGAATAA
- a CDS encoding type II toxin-antitoxin system RelE/ParE family toxin produces MEENYDITDEAKLELHKAKCFFEFLGKEDEFLDNFLHQLRLILQMPYGFQIRYRDVRIVKFGQFDYTIHYIVNKEQIIILHILNQSQNY; encoded by the coding sequence ATGGAAGAAAACTATGATATCACGGACGAGGCTAAGTTGGAACTTCACAAAGCGAAATGTTTTTTTGAGTTTTTAGGAAAAGAAGATGAGTTTTTGGATAATTTTCTCCATCAATTGCGTCTTATTTTGCAAATGCCTTATGGTTTTCAGATTCGATATCGAGATGTTCGCATTGTGAAGTTTGGACAATTTGATTATACTATCCATTATATCGTTAATAAGGAGCAGATTATAATCTTACATATCCTTAACCAAAGTCAAAACTATTAA
- a CDS encoding DUF1697 domain-containing protein — protein sequence MQTYIALLRGINVGGHKKIKMANLKLLFEELGLTNVSTYIQSGNVIFSAKAEMKLAEKISKAILLRFGFEIPVLVKTLPEIEAILAICPFSEEKKIASYFTFLNETPSKDLVEEVSGLVYPNEEFVITETCVYFFSEKRYHEAKCNNNCIEKKLKVVATTRNYRTLQKLLKLAYNL from the coding sequence ATGCAAACCTACATAGCCCTACTTCGTGGCATAAATGTTGGCGGCCATAAAAAGATTAAAATGGCAAACCTCAAACTTCTTTTTGAGGAGTTGGGGCTTACAAATGTATCTACTTACATTCAGAGTGGAAATGTGATTTTTTCTGCTAAAGCTGAAATGAAATTAGCCGAAAAAATCTCTAAGGCAATTCTTTTACGCTTTGGTTTCGAAATTCCTGTCCTTGTAAAAACACTTCCCGAAATTGAAGCAATTCTTGCCATCTGTCCATTTTCGGAAGAAAAGAAGATAGCTTCTTATTTTACATTTCTAAATGAAACGCCTTCAAAAGATTTAGTTGAAGAAGTAAGTGGCTTAGTTTATCCAAACGAAGAATTTGTTATCACTGAAACCTGCGTGTATTTCTTTTCTGAAAAAAGATATCACGAAGCAAAATGCAATAATAATTGCATTGAAAAAAAGTTGAAAGTTGTGGCTACTACTCGGAATTATAGAACCTTGCAGAAGCTCCTGAAACTTGCATATAATTTATAA